In one window of Rathayibacter caricis DSM 15933 DNA:
- a CDS encoding MmgE/PrpD family protein: MHDHHVRVHRSDENLERAGQLAHALAEIAVDPVAVDDEVAEMVVNRVIDNAAVATASLLRRPVVAARSQALAHPASIGGEGAVVVGTDLSRRVSPEWAAWANGVAVRELDYHDTFLAAEYSHPGDNIPPLVAVAQHAGIGGAQLVRGIVTAYEVQVDLVKAISLHRHKIDHVAHLGPSAAAGLGTMLGLDVATVEQAIAQALHTTTATRQSRKGEISTWKAYAPAFAGKMAIEAVDRAMRGETSPSPIYEGEDGVIAWLLDGAGASYDVPLPDRGEAKRAILDTYTKEHSAEYQAQALIDLARRLHHSHPEAADPERVERIVIHTSHHTHFVIGSGANDPQKYDPQASRETLDHSVPYIFTVALQDGAWHHVRSYAPERAARADTIALWHRTTTEEDAEWTRRYHSEDPAEKAFGARVEILLTDGTTIVDEIAVADAHPLGAHPFSREQYVSKFRTLAADVLEEREIERFLDLAQRLPELTPEEVGQLTVVAAPGVLASVESPRGLF; the protein is encoded by the coding sequence GTGCACGATCACCACGTCCGCGTCCACCGCAGCGACGAGAACCTCGAGCGCGCCGGCCAGCTCGCCCACGCGCTCGCCGAGATCGCCGTCGACCCGGTCGCCGTCGACGACGAGGTCGCCGAGATGGTCGTCAACCGCGTCATCGACAACGCGGCCGTCGCCACCGCCTCGCTGCTGCGCCGCCCCGTCGTCGCCGCCCGCTCGCAGGCGCTGGCGCATCCCGCCTCGATCGGGGGAGAGGGCGCCGTCGTCGTCGGCACCGACCTCTCCCGTCGCGTGTCGCCCGAGTGGGCGGCGTGGGCCAACGGAGTCGCCGTGCGCGAGCTCGACTACCACGACACCTTCCTCGCGGCCGAGTACTCGCACCCGGGCGACAACATCCCGCCCCTGGTCGCCGTCGCCCAGCACGCGGGCATCGGAGGCGCGCAGCTGGTGCGCGGCATCGTCACGGCCTACGAAGTGCAGGTCGACCTGGTCAAGGCGATCAGCCTGCACCGGCACAAGATCGACCACGTGGCGCACCTCGGCCCGTCGGCCGCCGCGGGCCTGGGCACGATGCTCGGGCTCGACGTGGCGACCGTGGAGCAGGCGATCGCCCAGGCGCTGCACACCACCACCGCGACCCGGCAGTCCCGCAAGGGCGAGATCTCGACCTGGAAGGCGTACGCGCCGGCCTTCGCGGGCAAGATGGCGATCGAGGCCGTCGACCGGGCGATGCGCGGCGAGACCAGCCCGTCGCCGATCTACGAGGGCGAGGACGGCGTGATCGCCTGGCTGCTCGACGGCGCCGGCGCCTCCTACGACGTGCCGCTGCCCGACCGCGGCGAGGCCAAGCGCGCGATCCTCGACACGTACACGAAGGAGCACTCGGCCGAGTACCAGGCGCAGGCGCTGATCGACCTCGCCCGCCGGCTGCACCACTCCCACCCCGAGGCCGCCGACCCCGAGCGCGTCGAGCGCATCGTGATCCACACCTCGCATCACACCCACTTCGTGATCGGATCGGGCGCGAACGACCCGCAGAAGTACGACCCGCAGGCGTCGCGCGAGACGCTCGACCACTCGGTGCCCTACATCTTCACCGTGGCGCTGCAGGACGGAGCCTGGCACCACGTGCGCAGCTACGCCCCCGAGCGCGCGGCCCGGGCCGACACCATCGCGCTCTGGCACCGCACGACGACGGAGGAGGACGCGGAGTGGACCCGCCGCTACCACTCCGAGGACCCGGCCGAGAAGGCGTTCGGCGCGCGCGTCGAGATCCTGCTCACCGACGGCACCACGATCGTCGACGAGATCGCGGTGGCGGATGCGCATCCGCTCGGCGCCCACCCGTTCTCGCGCGAGCAGTACGTGTCGAAGTTCCGCACGCTCGCGGCCGACGTGCTCGAGGAGCGCGAGATCGAGCGCTTCCTCGACCTCGCGCAGCGGCTGCCCGAGCTGACCCCCGAGGAGGTCGGACAGCTGACCGTCGTGGCGGCGCCCGGCGTGCTCGCCTCGGTGGAGTCGCCGCGCGGGCTGTTCTAG